ACATTTATtgacttatttagatcatcgctgaacaaggaggaaatatactgtcCAGGTCGCCCTTAAAGGAGATAAAGGAGGTCACCTAGAGCGCCACCCGCTGGAGGGGTGCCACCAGTTGCGctcaaaacaaaccaaaaaagataataatttgCTGTGTCCGTTAGCTCCCTTTCTTCATGTTCtgccttgaaaataacaaatggacaaataaagaaagaaacaatcATAAACTCAACGCCCTTGTTGTTTctcatgaccagaaaaaaaaatgctatttttgcagctttttgtgtGAAACCGGAccctcatttttttaatgaaaatgcacaaattaaattcatctatACTCGCCACATGTCAGCCTTTCATActctcaggtaatgaaaaacaaacaaaaagaaattatcggGAATCGGTATCTTAATGGCCACAAGAAGCTGGAAATTGTCGGTTTATCAGTAtcagttgaaataatcattatcgtgcatcactggttcaaactttaaaacttaatgtggaaaaagaaaaacgaatTGTTGAATAGTTGCATCGAGCAGCCCAATCTGATGCCACTGACATCATTCTGGGTCGGATGAAGTCCTGATAGTGGTCTAACGTCGTTCTTCATTTGTGGTTTTTTAGGAGAACTCAGAAGATGACAAGAAGAGGGGACGTTCAACAGACAGTGAAGTCAGTCAGGTGGGTCCAAAGACACTCaccatttacatgcacactttttctccATCTGATTGAAATCAATCTGATTGAAGATTACGAGTCAACTGTTCACACAGAATGTGGTCTAATACGATCTGGCGTTTACATGCACCAACGCATGTAAAGGGAGCAGCTTTGTGACATGTGCAAAATTTATGAATATAGTAACTTGACGGTTCTACCAACTCTCACAGTGACCATGAGACACACGCAgctgacacttttcacacactctcacaccgcaagttttgatattttatttgatctttttcCAGGTGACATCGTTAGTTGAGGTTGTCTTCTTTGTGAAATTTCGGATAAATTTATGAAAAGTCAATATAAAAAGCTATTAACTTATTAAAACTTGTGGTCTTGGTTGAACATATTGTACATTTAACGCTCAAGTTTCCTGTAGAAAATCAATATATCGTCAACCTGACCAGCACTTCCTACAAAACTGTCTGAATGTCTTCTCATTTCTTTTCCAGTCTCCTGTGAAGAATGGGAACCCCTCTTCCTCGttatcctcttcctcctcctcctcatcttcctcctcctcctcctcctcctcctcctcttcttcttcctccgtCTCGGGACTGACCTCATCCTCACTTGTCTCTATGGCGACCATCACGGCGGGAGGTCTCAGTGGCTCTGGGGGCAACAGTCATCACGGCAGCTCGGGGGGTCTCCTCTCCAACACTTCGGCTGGCAGCTACAGCAACGCCAcccagcagcagctgcatccatcagcacagcagcagcaggccaaAAACTTAGTCAGCTCCCCCTCCTCCGCTCCCATCTCCATCCCCATCCCCTCCACCAACAGCCACCTggcctcctccgcctcctctccCCCTAACGCCATCACACAGGGGCTCTTCACCTCAAACTCCCAGCCTTCAGCTCTGTCGGGGCCCACGCCGACCTCCAACAGCCTCGGCCTCAGCTTGGGGCTCTCTCTGGGGAAAGGCGGCATGTCCGGCTCCATCACCACCAGCCCCATGTCCGGAAGCCTTGGCCTCTCAGGGATGCCGGCATCCCTGAGCAGCATGGCGAGCCTCCTGTCAGGCTCCACCCCGGCGCCCTATGCTCAGGCGGCCGCCTCAGGAGCGATCGGCTCCGGCCTGCCGGGCTCTCTGGGTGGCATCGGCATCAGCCCCACGACGACCAACAGCGCGGTGGGCTCCATCGGCAGCGGCAGCATCACAGTCGGCGGGCCGACGTCCTCAACAGGAGGTCTGCTAGGCCCGGCGCCGGGGCTGACCAGCGTGGGCTCGGGGATTCTGGGTCTGAGTTCTGGTCAGTCAGGGATGCAGGGGTCTTCGCTGGTGTCACTGAGCCCAGTAGGAGGTTTAGCGCCGGGAAGCGGAGTGGGAGTCATCGGGAGTAACGGAGGCAGCTCGGGGTCAGGAGGGAGCGGAGTTGTGGGAGGAAACTCGTCGCTCTCCATCAGGCCGCCGAGCCAACAGAAGCAGAACGGTAGCACTAGTGAGTATCAACGACCAGCGAGTGCAGGAACAACCATCAGCCATCATTTATTTACTCCAAGTTTGCATTTTGCTTCTTCTGACTTGTCAATTTTGAAATCTGTTATataattttcatattatttgtgtttgtttgaaacaAAGTAtattatatactatactatattaaTGAAATTCCATTCAAATTGCCTCCTCTTTTCACGCTACAGGTTACAGCGCTGTGGTAGCAGACAGCAC
This sequence is a window from Plectropomus leopardus isolate mb unplaced genomic scaffold, YSFRI_Pleo_2.0 unplaced_scaffold9435, whole genome shotgun sequence. Protein-coding genes within it:
- the LOC121940816 gene encoding nuclear pore complex protein DDB_G0274915-like, whose amino-acid sequence is ENSEDDKKRGRSTDSEVSQSPVKNGNPSSSLSSSSSSSSSSSSSSSSSSSSSSVSGLTSSSLVSMATITAGGLSGSGGNSHHGSSGGLLSNTSAGSYSNATQQQLHPSAQQQQAKNLVSSPSSAPISIPIPSTNSHLASSASSPPNAITQGLFTSNSQPSALSGPTPTSNSLGLSLGLSLGKGGMSGSITTSPMSGSLGLSGMPASLSSMASLLSGSTPAPYAQAAASGAIGSGLPGSLGGIGISPTTTNSAVGSIGSGSITVGGPTSSTGGLLGPAPGLTSVGSGILGLSSGQSGMQGSSLVSLSPVGGLAPGSGVGVIGSNGGSSGSGGSGVVGGNSSLSIRPPSQQKQNGSTSYSAVVADSTTDSALTSASQSQSSQPSSLTSTANQPKDTGPSLLGSLSLSSSSPSPAFYSEAKTVSGGSLLNGPLSYSQSSDGIK